A portion of the Mytilus galloprovincialis chromosome 12, xbMytGall1.hap1.1, whole genome shotgun sequence genome contains these proteins:
- the LOC143055143 gene encoding uncharacterized protein LOC143055143: MDLITQIRDMALRGSKRRIDFDTENALTSSDILNLTGLSKENFNDLCSIVQKGNLRDSWTRSVRTCIGIFLTKLKSGLSNKLSTLFNLGKDSVRRAIASARKYLSENFVPSNLGFNHISREEVITSHTRPLAQSLFGKGMYPEIIVADGTYIYIQKSSQFKFQRKCYSMHKHRPLVKPMVFVTTSGYIISVIGPYYSDGKNNDAQIMKHIIQHDIEEFKKWVAEDDIMIVDRGFRDALDLLQEMGIQTKMPAFNKKGESQLPVEDSNVTRLVTKIRWVVESVNGRIKSWKYLDRVLPNSQIPFVSDYVNIAFAIMNKYWPELNTGDSEQDEQLASKMLYLSKQKNLLHEKIIEEGLDKRSCKWQKIDASSAPSFPRLSEEDIRNITVGVYQLKLAPSYTREHLDDDGNYEVFTCDHEENLLCAKIQSRHISSKC, translated from the coding sequence ATGGACCTTATTACGCAAATCCGAGATATGGCCTTGAGAGGAAGCAAGCGGCGAATTGACTTTGACACAGAAAATGCCCTTACAAGCTCAGACATTTTAAATCTTACTGGCCTTTCTAAGGAAAACTTTAATGACCTATGTTCAATTGTCCAAAAGGGTAATTTACGGGATTCTTGGACTCGTAGTGTCCGGACTTGTATCGGAATATTTCTAACCAAATTGAAGTCCGGTTTATCAAATAAACTTTCAACACTTTTTAATCTTGGTAAAGATTCTGTAAGACGTGCTATTGCATCAGCTAGAAAATACTTGTCTGAAAATTTTGTTCCATCTAATCTTGGATTTAATCATATAAGTAGGGAAGAGGTTATAACATCGCATACTCGACCTCTAGCGCAATCACTGTTCGGAAAAGGAATGTATCCAGAAATTATAGTAGCAGATGGCACTTATATCTATATCCAGAAAAGTTCACAATTCAAGTTCCAACGTAAATGTTATAGCATGCACAAACATCGACCACTGGTTAAACCAATGGTCTTTGTAACAACTTCTGGTTACATTATAAGTGTAATTGGACCTTACTATAGCGACGGAAAAAACAACGATGCACAAATAATGAAGCACATCATCCAACATGACATTGAAGAATTTAAGAAATGGGTGGCTGAGGATGATATTATGATTGTTGACCGTGGTTTTAGAGATGCACTTGACTTACTGCAAGAAATGGGTATTCAAACAAAAATGCCAGCTTTTAATAAAAAAGGGGAGTCTCAACTTCCAGTTGAAGACAGCAACGTAACAAGACTTGTTACGAAAATCCGTTGGGTGGTAGAGTCCGTTAATGGCCGCATTAAATCGTGGAAATATCTAGATAGAGTTCTACCAAATAGCCAAATTCCATTTGTGTCTGATTATGTCAACATTGCCTTTGCAATCATGAACAAATATTGGCCAGAACTTAATACAGGGGACTCAGAGCAAGATGAACAATTGGCGTCTAAAATGCTTTATCTTTCAAAGCAAAAAAACTTACTTCATGAGAAAATAATAGAGGAAGGCCTTGACAAACGTTCTTGTAAATGGCAAAAGATTGATGCTTCATCCGCCCCTTCTTTTCCCCGATTATCAGAAGAAGATATAAGAAATATTACTGTTGGAGTCTACCAACTTAAACTTGCTCCAAGTTATACCAGAGAACACTTAGATGACGATGGTAATTATGAAGTTTTTACATGTGACCATGAAGAGAATCTTTTGTGTGCTAAAATACAGTCAAGACATATATCATCAAAATGCTAA
- the LOC143054351 gene encoding uncharacterized protein LOC143054351 yields MKRVKTLPFIVSSQPTKVDIRCCGCKSLINSDQLRLGVREYKSSSWFHYVCFWTNCYYRNHLRGVDGNTLAELVDGFSGIPPSDKSRLLTDASSAPSIGRRKSGSKLEIPYEGSEADGDYELDDNTFDLTNLVCCTVTKVQTNLHVSIRKYFVPRGRTCAKPTKYGISLNCEQWNKLELQVDDINSAIATTQKTLKEKEKEKDKKDCKDKNKLPGKEEFPDWILFSLSWKRRVGVFASGEEVVVDIREFSEEKTFSESDRGIRLKPDQWKQLQENINNINKSLRKLS; encoded by the exons ATGAAGCGTGTTAAAACTCTTCCATTCATTGTAAGCTCACAACCAACAAAAGTTGATATTCGTTGTTGTGGGTGCAAATCCTTGATCAATTCAGATCAACTTCGACTTGGAGTACGGGAATATAAATCTAGTTCCTGGTTTCATTATGTTTGTTTCTGGACAAACTGTTACTATAGAAACCATTTGCGGGGTGTTGATGGAAATACACTTGCTGAACTAGTGGACGGTTTCTCCGGTATTCCTCCGAGTGATAAAAGTAGACTTCTTACCGATGCCAGTTCCGCACCCTCCATTGGTCGACGAAAATCTGGATCTAAATTAGAAATTCCTTATGAAGGTTCGGAAGCGGATGGTGATTATGAACTTGATGACAACACTTTCGATTTGACGAATTTAGTGTGTTGCACTGTAACCAAGGTGCAGACAAACCTGCACGTGAGCATCCGGAAGTACTTTGTTCCTAGAGGACGCACATGCGCGAAACCAACGAAGTACGGAATCAGTCTAAACTGTGAACAATGGAATAAATTAGAATTACAGGTAGATGATATCAATAGTGCCATTGCTACTACACAGAAAACATTGAAAGAGAAAGAAAAAGAGAAAGATAAAAAAGATtgcaaagataaaaataaattgccGGGAAAAGAAGAATTTCCAG ACTGGATTTTGTTTTCACTGTCATGGAAACGTCGTGTTGGAGTCTTCGCCTCCGGAGAAGAAGTGGTCGTTGATATTCGCGAGTTTTCGGAAGAAAAAACGTTTTCCGAGTCGGACCGAGGTATTAGACTTAAACCAGATCAATGGAAACAGCTACaggaaaatataaacaatattaacaAGTCATTGCGCAAGTTGTCTTGA